TTCTGCTGAACAAATAAATCAGATTATTGAAAACTCAAAAGGCAATTCCCCTAAATCCATACTACGTACGCCCCGCTATCTTAATGAGTTTTCTGACTATATTCTGAAAGATAAAATAGCACCTGAAAATATCATAAAACTAAGTAAATCTGACCTTTTTGAAAAAGTAATATACTATAAGCTGGAGCATGATACGAGTGATAATAAGAATTCAAAGTATCTAACTAAGAGAGTACTTGAACGATTGGCTTTGGTTATGGAAATTCATGGGTTAAATCAAATTCACATGGAAGATTTTGTCACCTTCTTGGATCAGACGGACTCAAATATTAGTTTGATCTTTCTTAATAGTGTAGACTTGGAAGATTTATTGTGCAGGGTGATGAAAAAAACAGATGATATGCTCCAATTTGAACATACTGAATTTCAAGAGTATATGGCTGCAAAAGAACTTAGTCGCATGGGCTATCGATTCCAAACTGTCTATGATCTCATGGTAGATAACAATCTTCAAGTTTTAAAAAACAACTGGATTGATGTATTAACATTTGCGGTGGAAATACAACCTGAGTTCTCTAAACCACTCCTAAGTTTTATTGAAGTAAATAAAAATGGGAATATAGATGAGAAATTAGTCGAATTGCTGTTGAATATTCCTGCAACCAATTTCGATGACAACTTTAAAAATCTTTTTTTTGATGTAGTAGGTAATTACTATTATTCAAGGGGAAAGATCATTTTCCATACCTATTTTCAACTTGCAAATTATTTTACTAAAAGTCGTTCAGAAATTTTAATCCCATATTATGGAATCGACCAGCTAAAAGATTCGGTGACACACATACAAAGTAACCAGATTTTACTTATTGAAGCCCTTGCAGAACAAAATAGATTAAGTATGAATGATAAATCTAATTGGGTGAGTTACTTAGTCAACTTGGTTCAAAAAGATGAATTTTACTCAATGCAAAGCACCATTTTTCGCACTTTGGTTGCATTAAATGACACTGAAGCAGTATTAGAATTAATCCCAGTGTTTGAGCAAAAGCCTGATTATATTCTAAACAATTTATTCTATGCCTTAAGTCAACTAGTACCAAATGATTTGGAAACTAGTAAACTTATTACACGGTGTCTGACCTCTGGAAGACGAGTTGATAATATTGATACTTTGATTAATAGGATTACAGATAAAGATAGAATTACTGATTTTTTTAATTCGTTAAACGGATCGTTATCTATATTAGATAGTGATCGCTTTAGATTTGGAGTAGGTTTTTACAGTTTATTTGAGCAAATAGAAATACTTAATTCAAAAGAGTTAAATAATACAGTTTACCAATTTATTTGCAACGTATTTCAACATAGGCAATATATTCATCAAATGTCCAGCATCACTGAGTTATCATTTAAGTATTGCTTAAAGCATCAGCAGGGCTTCCTGAAGAAAATGATGTCCTTTCCAACATTTTTACAATCTATCGATGTAATTATTGAGATTATAGCTTTAGACTTAGACCTGAAAACATTCAAAACGATCGAAAAATTTATTTTAAGCAGTGATAACGCATGGAGACTTGACCGCGTAATTTATAAAATTAAGCATAAACTTGAACCAATTAAGGATCACGAGGTTTACCTGTATATTAATCGCAAATATTTGTTACCTTGGAGCAAAACAAAACCTCAGGAAGAGAAGCCGGTAACTAAAACTGCGATTGAAGAGATTAGGGATTACTACTTAGAGGACAAGAAGTACTTTAATCCTGCTTTGTTTCCTAAGTTCATAGAGAAATTTGACGAGATTTATGCTGAATTGGAAGATTCTGACAAAGCCTATTTACTAGACATAATAGACATTGTTTTACACAACTATGATCCGGATGTCTTCAGAATAGAAATAAACGAAGTTAAGGGTAATCAAACAAGTTTTTCTCATAATCATGATGTCTGGTTTCATATTGAACTGTATTTCAAAACTGCTTATCTATTAGAAAGCAGGGAAATTCTTCAAAAATATCGGGTGAAATTTATTAAAACCATTCCACGTCTTGATATTTTTGAACATAAAAGACTAGACCTTGTTGAAAATATTGTCGAAATTATCGGGGGGCTTTCGGAAACCGATTTAAAGACGATCTATACGTTCTGTATCGAAAGAAAAGATGATATGTTAGCTCTAAGCGGAAGATCATTCGCTGAAATCGCTTATAGGTTGAATATACATACTTTGAAACCAATATTATTAAAATTACTTAAAAATAGTAAGGTTAAGTTGTTTGAAAAACAAGAGATTGTAAAGGCCTTTGGTGAATTAGCTGAAAATAAATCGGATTTAAATTCACTCACAAGAATTTTTAAAACCTCTGTACATGATGAACTGAAAGACATTGCTAACAGCTACTTGGTTTCAAAATTTAAAGATCCAGCTGCCATTTCTTGGAGATTCGAAGAGCTCAAAAATCGCCGTACACCTTTCGACACAGATATTAAATACAATGGAGCAAGAAGTGTCAGCTATTTTGAGCAGGAATTGGATAGACCAGAATTTCCAAAATGTTTTTATGGTTTATCTGAGCAATCTATAAAAACAAAAATGCTTGATCTACTCAATTTTTCATTTCAAATCAGGGACACAAAACCTTTTTTTAGGTACAGTACATATTTGCAGTCCATAGTTTACACTTACTTCCAGCCCAATATCAATTCAGTACTTATCGCAGAATTAAGAAAGATTGCCAGTAGTTTTCCTATTATTGAACAAACCTATTCCTTCAATAATACTTTGGATAAAATGGTGGAAGAATTATATCTGCAACAAAAAAAGAACGAGCCTTTTTCTACAGCCGTCCACTCTGCGAATGAAATTTTATCAAAAACCTACCTGCCAATTCAAAGTATTCAAGAACTCAAGGAACTTATCCTTAAAATATTTAACAACGAGATCAAAATTCTGATAGAAAATGATGGGTTTTACAGACTATCTGATCAACTAATAAATGATCCACAAAGCCAATCGTCAATCGTTACTGAGGCTATTATTCAGAAAACTTTAAAAATTGCACTGGGAAAAGCTCTCTTAGAAAATGGATTGCGAAAAACAGATATCCATAGAGAAGTAGAAAGCATGGATGGCAAGAAATATGATTATCTCATTAGTTACGGTCTTTTCGGTCCAGTAATGGTAGAATTAAAGCTAATGCACAATGACGAAATCCAGAAACCAGGAAAACGTAAAGAGTATAAGCACAAGCTGACTCAATATTTAAGAGCAAACGGTGATAACGGAATCTATGCTATTTTCCAGATATACGATAATCCTGCACAACAAATAAGGTATCAAAAAATGTTATCAGAATACAAGGATATTAATGGATTGGAAATAATAGCTATGCAGTGCTTCAATAAATCATCTAAATAACTAATATGACCAACTAAAATCAGTTTGAGAAGATTTATCGACGTATATATCATTTATCACTACTATGGAAGTTTATACCTCCATAGTAGTGATAAAATTTTGGTGCTGCACAATCATTTTCGTGGACTAAAATAGTTGCGATTTTAAAAGTTTTCCAAGCTCATCCATTTCTAACATTTTTCTTTTCAAATCGGCCAACCGCTTCAAATCAGCCACAAAACGCGATGACATTTGGAGGTAAATCCACCCATCACTGGGGAAGAGAGTTGGATATTCTGGACGATGTTGACCCCACCCGATGAGGTATAAAACAGAGGATTTAATGGGTTCTTAAATTAAGTAAACCCTGTCATTCCGGCGGATGCTGCCCTCCTTAGCTTTAAGAAACTGGTCGTACCGGAGCATGTTGACCCCCTTCTTAAGTTTGGTTTATTAGGTGAATATTACTTCACCTAAACAGAATGCTGATGGCTTGAAAAGCAAAAGCAATGAATCATATCAAACAATTATTACGCCTTCACAAACGAGGCAATTCCATTAAGTATGGCCCGTAACCTGGGCATCAGCAAGAATACGGTGAAGTCGTATTTAATAAAGTTAGCCAGCGTAATCAAACCCGGATGCACCGAAAGCCCTGGTGCAGGGAAGAACGTTTCCTTGCTGCAGAAAAGACCCTGCTGGCTGCCCTTCCACAAACTGGCTTTGAAGTAAAGTATTACAGTGAACCAACGGTCGCCAATAACCACATCTATCTGGGTAAAGACAAGCATTATTATAGTGTTCCTTTTGCCTACGTTGGCATAAAGGTAAAAGTTATTTATACCCGCTCGATGGTGTATATCTATGCCCGTGGAAAGCAAGTTGCTGTGCACATCAGAAGTTATGTAATGGCAGGCTATAACACAGATAAAGAGCATCTGAGTTCACACCACCGCCACCTGCAAAAACTGCTGCTAAAAACAAAGATGAGCAGGATTGATGGTACCATATACAAGTTCTTTAAGAAGCTTTCCAAAGCGGAACTGCTCATCTTTGATGATTTCGGGCTAACTCATCTTGAACAGCAGCAACGAATGGACTTTATGGAAATCATCGAAGACACGCATGCAAGTGCGGCAACCATTATTGCCAGCCAGCTGCCAGTGGCCAACTGGTATGACGTCATTGGAGAGGAAACTATTGCTGATGCAATCCTGGACCGTATGGTGCACACTTCGTACGGAATTGAACTAAAAGCTGAAAGTCTAAGAAAAAAGAGGTAAAATTGTCAGGCGGTCAGCTTCGCTGAACCAAAACCTCGGGGGGCAACATCACCAGTACGGGGGGCGCATCTCCAGAATATCCAATAAATAACAGAATAAATGAGAAAAACGCTTTTTATCCTTTTTGTAAGTTTGACGCTTCAAGCAAATGCACAAAACTTATTCCCCGTAAAACTCGAAAATTGTAAAACTGAGAGGTTTTGCCTTGACTGTGGAGATACAAAAGCAGGATATGACGAAAATGAGTTTGCAAAACTACAGGACAAACTAAACAAGGAATTAAACTTACAAGGAATAAAAGGAGCTGTAAAATTTCAAGTTCTCGTTGACGCAAAAGGTCGAGCTTGTGTATTGAGCCATACTGACCAATCTAACAATCCCATTTCCTTGAAAATTATTGAAGAACTTAATAAGTTAAAGAAATGGACATCAGCAATAACAAGCGGAAAGACTGAAGAAAAGGCATCTATCAATTTAATTTTTGCCGTAAGTGACAACAAAATTTCGGGGAAAATAGAGCGGGTTGATATGAAGGCTTTTAATAAATCATTTGATAAACCGAACAGTCCCGAGATTTACAATAAAATATACGAGTACAAAAACGAAAGTTTAAAAAATTATAAAATAACGGTTTGGAATTCGAATAATTCAAATCTTCCAAACAATATGAATGACAATATCACTATAGATAAAAACGGTCTTATTTGGTTGACCGTTGATGAAGGACTGGTGACTTTTGACGGGAAAGAATTTAAAAACGCAGAACAGAATATTACAGACAAGGGAAGATTCTTCTCTTATTACGCATTAGCCACAGACAATTCTAATGTCAAGTGGGTTTATGGAACTAAAAACATCTACAGTTTTGACAATATTAAATGGACAAAATGTGACTCAACGGAAATAGGAATAGATGGAGCGTATGAAATTGTTAATAATCAAAAGACAGGAGAAGTATTTTTCTGCTCAGACGAAGGATTGACAATTTACAAGGACGGAAAGTGGACAAATATAAATAAAAGCAAACTAAAAGCCCTGCCATCAAATAGAGTGACATTTGCAAAGAGAGACTCAAAAAACAGAATTTGGATTGGGACTTTTAGCGGTACAGCTATGATTGACGAAAATAATCAAGTAACAAACTTTGAAAATACAAATACCATTTTGAAAGGAAAATGTATTACTTCTATGGACGAAGATGAAAATGGTAATCTTTATTTTTCACTTTATGAATTTGAAAGAAAGGAAAAAGGAAAAGTGAATAATGATGAAGGTATTGCCATTAGATATTCTGACGGAACTTTCAAACAGTTTACTACTGAAAATTCAGGAATACCTTTCAATCATACAAATTGTGTTGTGTATGATAAAAACGAAAAAGTTCTTTGGATTTCAACAGATAGGGCAGGTTTAGTAAGATATGACCTTAAAAATGGTTGGGAAAATTATCATAATGAAAATTCTGAAATTCCAACTTCTTATATTTCTACTATGACGATGGATGGAAAGGGAATTTTATATTTAGCAACAAGACAAGGTTTAGTAAAAATTGAAAGAAAATAAAAAATATTGCTGGTAACAAGGTATTGCCAAAAGCGGGGCTGAAGTACTTCTATTGAACGTTTGTGTAAGGTTCAACAGTAGTAATTCTATTGAAGCGTCTAAAGATACTCAACCATACTCGACATTGTTACCTACAATTGTCACTTAGACGGCTTATAAATGGCTTATTTCAACAAACTACATTTTATAATCTAGCACAAAAATCGGCTTCTAAAACTCCAAACG
The nucleotide sequence above comes from Pedobacter sp. MC2016-14. Encoded proteins:
- a CDS encoding ATP-binding protein, producing MHRKPWCREERFLAAEKTLLAALPQTGFEVKYYSEPTVANNHIYLGKDKHYYSVPFAYVGIKVKVIYTRSMVYIYARGKQVAVHIRSYVMAGYNTDKEHLSSHHRHLQKLLLKTKMSRIDGTIYKFFKKLSKAELLIFDDFGLTHLEQQQRMDFMEIIEDTHASAATIIASQLPVANWYDVIGEETIADAILDRMVHTSYGIELKAESLRKKR
- a CDS encoding two-component regulator propeller domain-containing protein, which produces MRKTLFILFVSLTLQANAQNLFPVKLENCKTERFCLDCGDTKAGYDENEFAKLQDKLNKELNLQGIKGAVKFQVLVDAKGRACVLSHTDQSNNPISLKIIEELNKLKKWTSAITSGKTEEKASINLIFAVSDNKISGKIERVDMKAFNKSFDKPNSPEIYNKIYEYKNESLKNYKITVWNSNNSNLPNNMNDNITIDKNGLIWLTVDEGLVTFDGKEFKNAEQNITDKGRFFSYYALATDNSNVKWVYGTKNIYSFDNIKWTKCDSTEIGIDGAYEIVNNQKTGEVFFCSDEGLTIYKDGKWTNINKSKLKALPSNRVTFAKRDSKNRIWIGTFSGTAMIDENNQVTNFENTNTILKGKCITSMDEDENGNLYFSLYEFERKEKGKVNNDEGIAIRYSDGTFKQFTTENSGIPFNHTNCVVYDKNEKVLWISTDRAGLVRYDLKNGWENYHNENSEIPTSYISTMTMDGKGILYLATRQGLVKIERK
- a CDS encoding NACHT domain-containing NTPase, whose protein sequence is MIKAKFIRQYTEWYEGVENLNNGKSRQSGYYPRASLVELSELLNIERLFIVAEPGHGKTTLINQLITYFNDNGILYKYAIGLGSDKIVLDSDTEYLIFDALDESKDVVPTFIELLKLCEDNNVKLIVSNRLHYINMIQHLLKATQFQFIKLLPFDEYQVRSFLIDKLEELQYSAEQINQIIENSKGNSPKSILRTPRYLNEFSDYILKDKIAPENIIKLSKSDLFEKVIYYKLEHDTSDNKNSKYLTKRVLERLALVMEIHGLNQIHMEDFVTFLDQTDSNISLIFLNSVDLEDLLCRVMKKTDDMLQFEHTEFQEYMAAKELSRMGYRFQTVYDLMVDNNLQVLKNNWIDVLTFAVEIQPEFSKPLLSFIEVNKNGNIDEKLVELLLNIPATNFDDNFKNLFFDVVGNYYYSRGKIIFHTYFQLANYFTKSRSEILIPYYGIDQLKDSVTHIQSNQILLIEALAEQNRLSMNDKSNWVSYLVNLVQKDEFYSMQSTIFRTLVALNDTEAVLELIPVFEQKPDYILNNLFYALSQLVPNDLETSKLITRCLTSGRRVDNIDTLINRITDKDRITDFFNSLNGSLSILDSDRFRFGVGFYSLFEQIEILNSKELNNTVYQFICNVFQHRQYIHQMSSITELSFKYCLKHQQGFLKKMMSFPTFLQSIDVIIEIIALDLDLKTFKTIEKFILSSDNAWRLDRVIYKIKHKLEPIKDHEVYLYINRKYLLPWSKTKPQEEKPVTKTAIEEIRDYYLEDKKYFNPALFPKFIEKFDEIYAELEDSDKAYLLDIIDIVLHNYDPDVFRIEINEVKGNQTSFSHNHDVWFHIELYFKTAYLLESREILQKYRVKFIKTIPRLDIFEHKRLDLVENIVEIIGGLSETDLKTIYTFCIERKDDMLALSGRSFAEIAYRLNIHTLKPILLKLLKNSKVKLFEKQEIVKAFGELAENKSDLNSLTRIFKTSVHDELKDIANSYLVSKFKDPAAISWRFEELKNRRTPFDTDIKYNGARSVSYFEQELDRPEFPKCFYGLSEQSIKTKMLDLLNFSFQIRDTKPFFRYSTYLQSIVYTYFQPNINSVLIAELRKIASSFPIIEQTYSFNNTLDKMVEELYLQQKKNEPFSTAVHSANEILSKTYLPIQSIQELKELILKIFNNEIKILIENDGFYRLSDQLINDPQSQSSIVTEAIIQKTLKIALGKALLENGLRKTDIHREVESMDGKKYDYLISYGLFGPVMVELKLMHNDEIQKPGKRKEYKHKLTQYLRANGDNGIYAIFQIYDNPAQQIRYQKMLSEYKDINGLEIIAMQCFNKSSK